In the Alphaproteobacteria bacterium genome, GCCGGACGCCGACGGCCTTGCTTCCTGCGATATCGTGATCGAGAAGGAGCGCATCGCCACGATCGGTGCGCCGGCCATTACGAACGACGGCCTTCCCAATTTCGATCTCGACCGCGGCATCGTGTTGCCGCGCCTCGTCGACGTGCACACCCACATCGACAAGGGCCAGATCTGGGGGCGAGCACAAAATCCCGACGGCACGCACATGGGCGCGCGGACGGCCGTGATGGCCGACCGCGACAAGAACTGGTCGCGCGACGATGTACAGAAGCGCATGGACTTCGCGCTGCGCTGCGCCTTCGCGCACGGCACCGGCGCGCTGCGTACCCACATTGACAGCTATCCGAAGCAGACGCCGGTTTCGTGGCCGCTGTTCGCCGAGATGCGCGAAGCATGGAAGGGACGCATCGCGTTGCAGGCGGTCGCGCTGTTTCCGATCGACTTCGCGCTGAACGACGAGGCGAATTTCCGCGTGCTGGTCGAGACCGTGGCGAAGCATGGTGGGTTGCTGGGCGGCCTCACATTTCTTGGCGAAGCGCCGAATGCGAAAACTGATGCGGCTCTCGATAAAATCTTCGAGGCCGCGAAGGTGAACGGCCTCGATCTCGATTTTCATGTGGATGAAAGCGATTCCCCGCACGCCCGAACGCTGCCGCGCATCGCAGAGGCCGCGCTGCGCCACAAATTCAAGGGCCGCATTGTGGCAGGCCACTGCTGTTCGCTGGCGTTGGCCGACGATGCCGAGCGCGCCACGATCATCGCCAAGGTCGCGGAGGCGCGCATCGCAGTCGTATCGCTGCCGATGTGCAACATGTACCTGCAGGACCGCACGGCCGGCCGCACGCCGCGCTGGCGCGGCGTCGCGCCGCTGCATGAACTCGATGCCGCGGGTGTCACCGTGATGGTCGCGAGCGACAATACGCGCGATCCGTTCTATGCCTACGGCGACCTCGACATGCTGGAAGTCTATCGCGAGGCGACGCGCATCCTGCATTTCGATCACTCGGCGCGGCCGTGGCTGAAAACGATCGCGGCGACGCCGGGCGAGGTGATGGGCCTGCCGCACGGCCGCATGGCGGTGGGCGCACCGGCGGGCCTCGTGCTCACGCGCGCGCGGACGATCAACGAGCTCTTGTCGCGCCCGCAGGCCGATCGCGTGGTGCTGTGCGCGGGGAGGCAGGTGGAGCGGGCGTTGCCGGACTATCGGGAGCTGGGTTGAATTTCCGTCGTCATGCCCCGCGAAGGCGGGGCATCCAGTACTCACCGACAGAACTGCCTTTACTGGATTGCCCGCCTACGCGGGCAATGACAGCGGAGCTTAGGCCAATCGCGAAAGCTCAAACCGCTCCACGTCGCGCAACAGCTCGATGAACCGCTCGGCCTGAAACTCCGCCCACTGCCTGCCCTTCTCGGCGGTGCCCAAAGAGGCATCGCCCGCGGCGCCGGCCGGATGGATGTCTTGCGCGATCCAGGCATGCGCATGCAGGCCGGTCGGGCGCAGGAACTTGAACTCGTTCTCCATCCGCACCGACGACGGCACGAAGTTGGCGACCTTCTCCTTGCGCACGAGGTCGGGGCGGAAGTGCAGCATCAGCGAGGTCTCGATGTCGCCCGCATGGATGCCATGCAGCGCCTCCTGCTCCGAGAACAGGCCCTTCGGCACGCCGAAGCGCCAGCCCGTCGTCACCACCAGCATCTGGCAATTGACGCGCAGCTCGCGCGCGACGACGCGCATCGTGTCGACGTTGCCGCCGTGCGAGGTGACGATCACCATCTTGCGCAGCCCTGCGCGCGCGACGCTCTCGCCGATCTCGGTCCACACCCGCTGCGCGGTCTCGGCCGTGTAGGTGATGGTGCCGGGCGAGCGGATGTGCTCGTTCGACTTGCCGACCGCGGAGATCGGCAGGAACAGCACCGACAAGTCCTCCGGCAGCTTTGCGATCACGGTGTCGACCAGGCTTTGCCCGATGATCGTGTCGGTCGAGACCGCAAGGTGCGGCCCATGCTGTTCGATCGCGGCGATCGGCAGCACTGCGATCGTCTTCTCGGGATCGAGCCCGGCGAAGTCTTCCGTGGTGAGCTGCATCCAGTGGACTTTGCGCATGGTCAGAACCTTAGCATCGCGGCGCGCACCTTGGCGATGAAGGCCTTGCGCGTCTCATCGGTCGCGACGTTCATGTGATAGAGCGGGTAGTAGTCGACTTTCGCGCCCTTGGAAAAGCGCGGCATGTAGCGCGTCATGATTTTCTTCGGCGGGTTGCCGACCAGCAACGCGTTCCACCACGGCCGGCCGTAGGTCGTGATACCGGCGATGCGCCGCAGATTTGTGAGCAACGGCACCGCCATGTTCGGGTTCGACAGGTCGAACCCGACGCCCGGCATCAACAGCCGGTCCATCCAGCCCTTGAGCATCGCGGGCGGGCCGAACGACCAGACCGGAAACTGGCAGATCAGGGCGTCCGCCTCGCGCAGGCGCCGTACGTAGTTGGTCACGCCGGTCTGGTTCTTCGACAGGTCGTGGTAGTCGCGCCGCTCCTTAACGCTCATCACGGGGTCGAATTTTTCTGCGTAGAGGTCGCAGAGGTCGACCGTGTGGCCCCCCTCCTTCAGCCCGGCGAGCGCCTCGGCGCGGATCGCGGCGTGGAAGCTTTCGGGGAGGGGATGGCAGTAGATGTAGTGGATTTTCATCGGCACTCCGCTGAGGAGACCCGGGACCCAGGCGTCAACAGACACAGCACTGGCGATATGGGTCCCGGCTCGCGCTCACTGCGTTCGCTTGGCCGGGATGACATCGGAGCTAGTTCTTCACCGGCACATAGGTCCGCATCTTGCCCGGATTGAGCAACCCGTAAGGATCGGCCTCCGCCTTCATGCCGAGCTGGTCCGCGCCGGTCGACTTGTGACGCGAGCCGTCTTCCAGCGTGTAGACGTGCGGGTTGGCGATGAACACGCCGTTCTCTTCGTGCAGCGCGATGATCTCGTTGAGCCGCTCCTCGGTGGTGTAGCGCACGATCGGCAGTGCCGAGCAGGTGATACGCCCCGCGAAGCGGATGAACTCGGTGTGCGGCAGCACCTCGCCGGGAAACATCTCCATCATCTGCTTCACCGACTCAATTACGCGGTCGTGCGGGAAGAGGCATTGCAGATAGGTGATGGAGCGATCCTGCTTCAGCCACTGCAGGGTCGTGTGGTTCCAGGTGTACTCGTAGAGCGGCTCCTTGCCGGGCGAGTCGTCATGCGGCTGCTCGCAGGTGATGGTGCCGCGCTTGCCGACGATGTCCTTGAAGCTTTCGAGCGACGGCGCGGCGATCATGCAGAACATGACGTGCTTGCCTTCCGGGCAATGCGTCTTCAGCGCCGGAAAGTGCTGCGGGATCGGCCAGATCATCGGCGTGATCAGCTTTTTCACCACGCCGTCGGCGAGCGCCACCTCATGGCCGACTTGCATGGCCTCGATGAAATCGTCGAATGCCACGATCACGTCGATCCACGGCCACGCGGGCGCCAACGGCATCTCCAGCGCCGTGATGATGCCGGTGGTTCCGTAGGCTCGGTTCACCTTCTGCGCCGCATCGGTGCGCAGCTCGATGACGCGCGGTGTTTCTTCCACCGTGATGACGCGCGCGCAGAGGATGTTACCCGGCTCGCGCAGGCCGCCATAGTTGATCGAGCCGATCCCGCCCGAGCCGCCGCCGACGAATCCGCCGATCGTCGCCATGCGCTTGGTGGAGGGATGCATCCGGATCTCCCAGCCGTTGGGCCGGGTCGCGGCATCGAGATCGTTCATCTTGATGCCCGGCTCGCAGCGCACCAGCCCGGGCTTCTGCCACTCGATCTTGGTCATGGCGGTGAGGTCGAGCAGCACGCCGCCTTCGAGCGGCACGGCCTGGCCGTAATTGCCGGTCGCCGCGCCGCGCGGGGTGAGCGGGATACGCAGCTTCGCGCAGGCTGCGGCCACGCGGATCACGTCCGCCTCGTTGCGCGGCGTTGCGACGATGTCGGCGGATTTCCCGTGCAGCTGCTTGTTCAGCACCGGCGAGTACCAGAAGTAATCGCGCGAGCGCAGCCGCACGCGCTGCATGTCGGTCGTGACCGGTATGCCGCCGATCAGTTTGAGCAAACCCTCAATGTCGTAGCGTGACGTGGTCGCGGCGGCGGCGGTTGCGGGCATCCGGGTCACTCCTTCAGAGCATGATCCCGAAAAGTGGGTACCGGTTTTCGGATAAGATCATGCTCCGCTTACAGGTTCGAAACTGGCATCCGCCCGGGCGAAGCGCAATCGCGCTGCGGCGGCCTGTCCACGCAACCTCCAAGCGTGGGTATGGCTGTGGGTTACGCAGCGCGAAACCGGTCCTGCCACTTACCTGGGCAGGCCCGTGCTGTATCCTTGGGCATTGACAGGCCGTCCGGGACGTTTTCCAACGCCTCGCGCGGCGGCATATCTGTTGCTAGGGAATCCGCTGGTTTTCGCCCCTGCGGCGCATCGCGTGAAAGGATCGAGCATGAACACGAAATATCGCGTCGACCGCCGCAAGGCGCTGGGTGTGATCGGCGGCGCCGTCTCGCTGGTCGCGGTGCCGGGCGCGCGCGCCTTCGCGCAGTCGCTCGACAAGATCAGCTACCAGACCAACTGGCGCGCGCAGGCCGAGCACGGCGGCTTCTATCTGGCGCGCGAGAACGGCATCTACAAGAAGCACGGCATCGACGCCGACATCCGCATGGGCGGACCGCAGCAGAACCCCTCGCAACTTCTGCTCGGCGGACGCGTCGACACGATCATGTCGAACTCGTTCGAGGGCATCAATTACGTGAAGGAAAACCTGCCGTTCCTGGTGATCGCCTCGATCTTCCAGAAGGACCCGCAGGTCATCATCTCGCACCCCGGCGTCGGCCATGACTCATTCGAGCAACTCAAGGGCGCGCCGATCCTGATCGGGGCCGGCGGACGCACCAGCTACTGGCCGTTCCTGAAGGCGAAGTTCGGCTACACCGAGGAGCAGGCGCGGCCCTACACCTTCAACATGGCGCCGTTCCTTGCCGACAAGAACCTCTCGCAGCAGGGCTTCGTTTCGTCCGAGCCCTACGTGATCATGCAGGCGGGCGTGCAGCCGGTGGTGCACCTGATCGCGGACGCCGGCTTCGGCAACTACAACACCACGATCAACGTCTCGCAGAAGATGGCGGCCGAGAAGAAGGACGTGGTGCAGCGCTTCGTCACCGCCTCGCTGGAAGGCTGGGCCGAATACATGAAGGGCGGCCCGGCCATCGAAGCCGCCAATGCGCAGATCAAGAAAGACAATCCCGAAATGACCGACGACAAGATGGCCTATGCGCTGAAGGTGATGAACGAGCGCGGCATCGTGAAGTCGGGCGATGCGTTGAAACTCGGCATCGGCGCGATGACCGACGAGCGCTGGAAGACCTTCTACGAGCAGATGACGGCCGCCGGCGTATTCGCGCCCGGCGTCGACTACAAAAAGGCCTACAGCCTGGAATTCATCAACAAGGGCGTCGGCGCGTGACCACGGCCGTGGGCGTGAGCGCACGCCCGCTCGTCTCGATCCGCAACGTCTCGAAGCAGTTCGCGAATGGCACGGTTGCCATTCGCGGCGTCGATCTCGACCTGCACGAGGCTGAGTTCGTCAGCCTGCTCGGGCCGTCGGGCTGCGGCAAGTCGACGCTGTTGCGCATCATTGCGGGCCTCGGCGCGCCCAGCGCCGGCACGGTGGAATGGCCGACCGCCGCGCACGATGCGGGCGGCGAGGCCCACCCGGATCTCGGCTTCGTGTTCCAGGACCCGACGCTGATGCCGTGGGCGAATGCGCTCAAGAACACAATGCTGCCGTTGACACTCGCGGGCGTCGGCAAGACCGAGGCCGAGGCGCGCTCCGCCGAGATGCTGGCGCTGGTCGGGCTGAAGGGCTTCGAAACGTCCTATCCGCGCGAGCTCTCCGGCGGCATGAAGATGCGCGTCTCGATCGCGCGCGCGCTGGTGACGCATCCCAAAATCCTGCTGATGGACGAGCCGTTCGCGGCGCTCGACGAGATCACCCGCCACAAGCTCAACGACGACCTGCTGGCGCTCTGGTGGCAGAACCGTTTCACCGCGGTGTTCGTCACGCATTCGGTGTTCGAATCGGTCTATCTGTCGCAGCGCATCGTCGTGATGGCGGCGCGGCCTGGCCGCGTCATGGCCGACCTGCGCAGCGAAGCGCCGTATCCGCGCGACGCGCTGTTCCGCACCTCGGCCGACTACGCGCACCTCTGCCGCGTCGCCTCCGGCACGCTCCGGGAGGCGATTGCCGCATGAGCGATCTGCCGCTCTCGCACGCGCTTCCCCACGACGGCACCGATGCCGAAGCGCGGCCGGTGTTTGCCGAGGAGCGGCGCATTCTCGGCGTGCGCGCGAGCTCCTGGCCCGGCATCATCGCGCCGCTGGTGATCGGGATCATCATGCTGGCCGCCTGGGAGGCGGTGGTTCGGATCAAGGGCATCCCGGTCTACATCTTGCCGGGTCCGATCGTGATCGCGCAGACGCTCTGGAACGACTGGGGCACGCTCTCGGCCTCGCTGCTCATCACCCTGCGCATCACGTTTGCGGCGCTGATCGCCGCGATCGTCGTCGGCGTCGCGCTCGCGATCATCTTCACGCAGTCGAAGTGGCTGGAAAAATCGCTCTTCCCCTATGCGGTGATCCTGCAGGTCACGCCGGTGGTCTCGATCGCGCCGCTGATCATCATCTGGGTCGGCGACATCAACCTGTCGCTCCTGATTTGCGCCTGGATCGTGGCGTTCTTCCCGATCCTGTCGAACACGATCCTCGGGCTCAATTCCGCCGACCACAATCTGATCAACCTGTTCCAGCTCTACCGCGCGAACCGCTGGCAGACCCTGCGCTATCTGCGCCTGCCGGCGGCGCTGCCGTATTTCCTCGGCGGGCTGAAGATCTCCGGCGGCCTCGCGCTGATCGGCGCGGTGGTCGCCGAGTTCGTCGCCGGCACCGGCGGCAGCGCATCGGGGCTTGCCTACCGCATCCTCGAATCCGGCTACCGGCTGCAGATCCCGCGCATGTTCGCGGCGCTGATCATGATCTCGCTCACCGGCATCGCGATCTTTTTCCTGACCAGCTGGATCGCGCATCTCGCGCTGCGCCACTGGCACGAAAGCGCCATGCGGCGCGAGAACTAAAAGCGATGCCAGGAAAAGTGGGGACCGGTTTTCCGTCCGGCATCGCGTCATCAAAGATCGCTCCATGAGCACGATCGCGGCGACGCTGGACGCGCACCGTGCCGGTGCGTCTCCCGAAGACACCATCGCGCAATGCTACGCGCGCATCCGCCAACATAACGATCCCGCGATCTTCATCACGCTGCGTGACGAGGCGGATGCGCGCGCCGAGGCAAAGGCGCTCGCCGCCAACGGCGACACTGCGCTGCCACTCTACGGCGTGCCGTTCGCCGTGAAGGACAACATGGACGTCGCGGGCCTGCCGACCACGGCGGCCTGCCCGGCCTTCGCCTACATGGCGAAAGCGGACGCCACGTGCGTCGCCCGCCTGCGGGCCGCGGGCGCGATCCCGGTCGGCAAGACCAATCTCGACCAGTTCGCCACCGGCCTTGTCGGCGTGCGCTCGCCCTACGGCATTCCGCGCAACGTGTTTGATGTGAAGCTCATCCCGGGCGGATCGAGCTCGGGCTCTGCCGTCGCAGTCGCGGCGGGGCTGGTACCTTTTTCGCTCGGCACCGACACGGCGGGCTCGGGCCGCGTGCCGGCCGCGCTGGGCAATATCGTCGGGCTGAAGCCGAGCCTCGGGGTCGTCTCGACCGCGGGCGTCGTCCCGGCCTGCCGCACGCTCGATTGCGTCTCGGTCTTTGCGCTGACGGTCGACGACGCATGGGCGGCGTTCACCGCGATAGCCGGTCCGGATATTTCCGATCCCTTCATGCACAATCGCGCGCCCGGCGTCGTTGTCCCCTGTCCGCCAAACCTGCGCATCGGCGTGCCGCGCAAGGCGCAGCGCGAGTTCTTCGGCGACACGATGTCCGCGTCCGAGTTCGAGCTTGCGATTGCGCGCGCTGCTGCACTCGGCGGGACGGTCAGCGAGATCGACTTTGCGCCGTTCTCCGAAACCGCGCGGCTGCTCTACGAGGGCCCATGGGTTGCGGAGCGCTATCTCGCCGCCAAAGCCCTGATCGAATCCAGCCCGGACGCGCTGCATCCGGTTACGCGCGAGATCATCGCGGCCGGCGCGCGCATCGGCGCTGCCGAAGCCTTCGCGGCGTTCTATCGGCTGGAAGAGCTGCGTCGTGTCAGCGAGCATGTTTTCCGGCAAATCGACGTGCTGCTCGTACCGACGATCCCGACGGCCTACACCGTCGAGCAGGTGCTCGCCGATCCGGTTCAGCTCAATAGCCGGCTCGGCACCTACACGAACTTCGTCAACCTGCTCGATCTCTGTGGCCTCGCGCTGCCCGCCAGCATGAAGGGCGACGGCACGCCATTCGGCGTCACGCTGCTCGCGCCCGGCGGGCAGGACGCGCTGCTCGCCTCGCTCGGCCGTGTGTTTCAGGCGGATACGAAGCTGTCTTCCGGCGCGCCTACGTAGACTTGGTCTCGTCGATCAAGCTGACGTGCGCGGCCACCACATGCCAGCCGTCGGGAAAGCGTATCCAGGTCTGCATTTGTCGTCCGACCTTTCCGGGCACGGTCTCGCGCCGGAACAGCGTCGAGGCAACTGCAAAGTCACGCCCGTAGGTCGTGATCACCGTTTGCGAGATCGAGCGCATCAGGCCGACCGGTGAGCGCGCGCCGCGAAACGCCTTGATCTGGTCGTAACCGTAGAGGTTTTCGCCGATGCCGTAGCGGATCGTCTGCGGCGCATCGCGGAAGATCGTGTTGAGCACATCGAGATCGTTCGTGGTCAGCGCCTTCTCGTAGCGGTCGAACGCGGCTCGCACTTCGGCGACAACCTCCGGCAGGTCGATGTCCATGAATTTCTCCCTGACCTTCCGCCTTTATAGCTTCGGCCTTGGCGCGACGCACACGCCGGCCTGCTCCAGCGCATATGCAATCCGCAGCGCGATGTCCTCGCGCCAGGGCGCCGCGATCACCTGCACGGCAATCGGCAGCGGTTCGAGCGGGACCGGCACGGCCACGACCGGCAGGCCGATGAACGAGATCGGCTGCGTGTAGATGCCGATGTTCGGCCGCACCGGCAGCTCGACCCCGTCGAGCACGAAGGTCTTCTGCCCGATTCCAGGCGCCGTGCACGGCGTTGCCGGCGCGAGAATCGCGTCGACCTTGTCGAACAGCTTGAGCACCTCTGCCTGGTACCAGCGGCGGAATTTCTGCGCGCGATTGGTGAGCGCCGCCGGGATCATCGCGCCCGCGATCAGCCGGTCGCGCATCGCCGGATCGAAGTCGCCGGCGCGCGTGCGCAACCGTTCGAGATGCAGCGCCGCGCCCTCGCTCGCGGTGATCACATAGGCCGCCGCACGGGCGCGCGCGGCTTGCGGAATCTCGACCTCGGTGTTGGCTTTCAGCGCGGCAGCGACGTCGTCCACCGCAGCGCAGGCTTCCGGGAGCGCACCCTTGGTGAAATATCCGCCCGCGACCGCGATGCGCAGGCCCTTGGTTCCGCGCGCGAGCTTTGCCAGCGTCGGCTCGACCGGGCGATCCGCGCACACCGGATCCTCCGGGTCGTGGCCCTGCATTGCGTCGTAGGCGAGCGCGAGATCGCGCGCCGAGCGCGCCAGCGGCCCCAGATGGTCGAGGCTTGCGACGAAGGGAAACGAGCGCGCGCGCGTGAGCCGCCCGTAGGTCGGCTTCAACCCGAACAGGCCGCAGAACGACGCCGGCACGCGGATCGAGCCGTTGGTGTCGGAGCCGAGCGAGAGCGGCACCAGCCCGCCCGCGACCGCGCCGCCCGAGCCGCTCGACGAGCCGCCGGTCATGCGGTTCACGTCGTGCGGATTGTGCGCGTTGCCGTCATGCACGTTCTCGCCGGTGAAGTCGTAGGCGTATTCGCCCATGTTGAGGGCGCCGATCAGCACCGCGCCGGCCGCTTCCAGCCGCTCGATCAGCTTCTGGTCGTGCGCGGACGGCGGAAGCTCGCGGTTGATCTTCGAGCCGGCGCGGGTCGGCAGGCCCTTCACGTCGAACAGGTTCTTCACCGCGAACGGCACGCCCGCGAGCGGCCCGAGCTTCCGGCGCTTCGTCCGCGCCGCGTCGATGGCGCGGGCACGCTTCACCGCGCGCTCCGCCAGCACGTCGGTGAACGCGTTGAGCACCGGGTCGCGCGCTGTGATGCGGGCGAG is a window encoding:
- a CDS encoding cytosine deaminase; this translates as MSFLTIPPSLARFRLANARVPVCLLADAAQLKPDADGLASCDIVIEKERIATIGAPAITNDGLPNFDLDRGIVLPRLVDVHTHIDKGQIWGRAQNPDGTHMGARTAVMADRDKNWSRDDVQKRMDFALRCAFAHGTGALRTHIDSYPKQTPVSWPLFAEMREAWKGRIALQAVALFPIDFALNDEANFRVLVETVAKHGGLLGGLTFLGEAPNAKTDAALDKIFEAAKVNGLDLDFHVDESDSPHARTLPRIAEAALRHKFKGRIVAGHCCSLALADDAERATIIAKVAEARIAVVSLPMCNMYLQDRTAGRTPRWRGVAPLHELDAAGVTVMVASDNTRDPFYAYGDLDMLEVYREATRILHFDHSARPWLKTIAATPGEVMGLPHGRMAVGAPAGLVLTRARTINELLSRPQADRVVLCAGRQVERALPDYRELG
- a CDS encoding FAD-binding oxidoreductase, whose amino-acid sequence is MPATAAAATTSRYDIEGLLKLIGGIPVTTDMQRVRLRSRDYFWYSPVLNKQLHGKSADIVATPRNEADVIRVAAACAKLRIPLTPRGAATGNYGQAVPLEGGVLLDLTAMTKIEWQKPGLVRCEPGIKMNDLDAATRPNGWEIRMHPSTKRMATIGGFVGGGSGGIGSINYGGLREPGNILCARVITVEETPRVIELRTDAAQKVNRAYGTTGIITALEMPLAPAWPWIDVIVAFDDFIEAMQVGHEVALADGVVKKLITPMIWPIPQHFPALKTHCPEGKHVMFCMIAAPSLESFKDIVGKRGTITCEQPHDDSPGKEPLYEYTWNHTTLQWLKQDRSITYLQCLFPHDRVIESVKQMMEMFPGEVLPHTEFIRFAGRITCSALPIVRYTTEERLNEIIALHEENGVFIANPHVYTLEDGSRHKSTGADQLGMKAEADPYGLLNPGKMRTYVPVKN
- a CDS encoding creatininase family protein codes for the protein MRKVHWMQLTTEDFAGLDPEKTIAVLPIAAIEQHGPHLAVSTDTIIGQSLVDTVIAKLPEDLSVLFLPISAVGKSNEHIRSPGTITYTAETAQRVWTEIGESVARAGLRKMVIVTSHGGNVDTMRVVARELRVNCQMLVVTTGWRFGVPKGLFSEQEALHGIHAGDIETSLMLHFRPDLVRKEKVANFVPSSVRMENEFKFLRPTGLHAHAWIAQDIHPAGAAGDASLGTAEKGRQWAEFQAERFIELLRDVERFELSRLA
- a CDS encoding NAD(P)H-dependent oxidoreductase, whose translation is MKIHYIYCHPLPESFHAAIRAEALAGLKEGGHTVDLCDLYAEKFDPVMSVKERRDYHDLSKNQTGVTNYVRRLREADALICQFPVWSFGPPAMLKGWMDRLLMPGVGFDLSNPNMAVPLLTNLRRIAGITTYGRPWWNALLVGNPPKKIMTRYMPRFSKGAKVDYYPLYHMNVATDETRKAFIAKVRAAMLRF
- a CDS encoding ABC transporter substrate-binding protein, whose amino-acid sequence is MNTKYRVDRRKALGVIGGAVSLVAVPGARAFAQSLDKISYQTNWRAQAEHGGFYLARENGIYKKHGIDADIRMGGPQQNPSQLLLGGRVDTIMSNSFEGINYVKENLPFLVIASIFQKDPQVIISHPGVGHDSFEQLKGAPILIGAGGRTSYWPFLKAKFGYTEEQARPYTFNMAPFLADKNLSQQGFVSSEPYVIMQAGVQPVVHLIADAGFGNYNTTINVSQKMAAEKKDVVQRFVTASLEGWAEYMKGGPAIEAANAQIKKDNPEMTDDKMAYALKVMNERGIVKSGDALKLGIGAMTDERWKTFYEQMTAAGVFAPGVDYKKAYSLEFINKGVGA
- a CDS encoding ABC transporter permease: MLAAWEAVVRIKGIPVYILPGPIVIAQTLWNDWGTLSASLLITLRITFAALIAAIVVGVALAIIFTQSKWLEKSLFPYAVILQVTPVVSIAPLIIIWVGDINLSLLICAWIVAFFPILSNTILGLNSADHNLINLFQLYRANRWQTLRYLRLPAALPYFLGGLKISGGLALIGAVVAEFVAGTGGSASGLAYRILESGYRLQIPRMFAALIMISLTGIAIFFLTSWIAHLALRHWHESAMRREN
- the hpxZ gene encoding oxalurate catabolism protein HpxZ, whose product is MDIDLPEVVAEVRAAFDRYEKALTTNDLDVLNTIFRDAPQTIRYGIGENLYGYDQIKAFRGARSPVGLMRSISQTVITTYGRDFAVASTLFRRETVPGKVGRQMQTWIRFPDGWHVVAAHVSLIDETKST
- a CDS encoding ABC transporter ATP-binding protein: MTTAVGVSARPLVSIRNVSKQFANGTVAIRGVDLDLHEAEFVSLLGPSGCGKSTLLRIIAGLGAPSAGTVEWPTAAHDAGGEAHPDLGFVFQDPTLMPWANALKNTMLPLTLAGVGKTEAEARSAEMLALVGLKGFETSYPRELSGGMKMRVSIARALVTHPKILLMDEPFAALDEITRHKLNDDLLALWWQNRFTAVFVTHSVFESVYLSQRIVVMAARPGRVMADLRSEAPYPRDALFRTSADYAHLCRVASGTLREAIAA
- a CDS encoding AtzE family amidohydrolase, which produces MPSPRKSLRPRSASKPEPFDSAWASAGEIAAAVAKGRVSAVTVIEDALARITARDPVLNAFTDVLAERAVKRARAIDAARTKRRKLGPLAGVPFAVKNLFDVKGLPTRAGSKINRELPPSAHDQKLIERLEAAGAVLIGALNMGEYAYDFTGENVHDGNAHNPHDVNRMTGGSSSGSGGAVAGGLVPLSLGSDTNGSIRVPASFCGLFGLKPTYGRLTRARSFPFVASLDHLGPLARSARDLALAYDAMQGHDPEDPVCADRPVEPTLAKLARGTKGLRIAVAGGYFTKGALPEACAAVDDVAAALKANTEVEIPQAARARAAAYVITASEGAALHLERLRTRAGDFDPAMRDRLIAGAMIPAALTNRAQKFRRWYQAEVLKLFDKVDAILAPATPCTAPGIGQKTFVLDGVELPVRPNIGIYTQPISFIGLPVVAVPVPLEPLPIAVQVIAAPWREDIALRIAYALEQAGVCVAPRPKL